A region of Polynucleobacter sp. JS-Mosq-20-D10 DNA encodes the following proteins:
- a CDS encoding cryptochrome/photolyase family protein — MKKLILILGDQLDVDSAALKDINPKADEVLMVESANEAQHVWSHKARIALFLSAMRHFAEHLKDLGLTLTYIQHSPKTIVEEVSKKISSGQFTHLVCVEPGEWRLKQSIEALALELNIVLEMRQDNHFYCTHAEFKEWVANKKELRLEYFYRLMRKTHGILIDHEGNPEGGQWNFDRDNRKPFPKKGPGLIPPPELFAPDAITKTVLAEVEERYSDHPGSLAHFQWPVTRQHALQALAGFVEHRLATFGIYEDAMWTDTPFGWHSLLSSALNLKLLNPREVIDAVLVAWKKYDLELATVEGFIRQILGWREFVRGMYYLDMPQMALDNFYDHQNALPAWYWTGKTKMKCMQEAIGQTLEYGYAHHIQRLMVTGNFALLAEILPKEVCDWYLAVYVDAIEWVELPNTVGMALFASGGRFTSKPYIASGAYIKRMSNYCDSCQYKPDIRFGEGACPMTTLYWNFLIQHRTQFEASPRTRLMTANLSRISDTDQQAIVHHAKGLLGDLNSL, encoded by the coding sequence TTGAAAAAACTCATACTGATCTTAGGTGATCAACTGGATGTCGATAGTGCTGCCTTAAAAGATATCAACCCCAAGGCTGATGAAGTGCTGATGGTTGAGTCTGCCAATGAGGCGCAACATGTTTGGTCTCACAAGGCGCGTATTGCTTTATTTTTATCGGCAATGCGCCACTTTGCTGAGCATCTAAAAGATTTGGGTTTGACTCTCACCTATATTCAGCATTCACCCAAGACCATTGTTGAAGAGGTCAGCAAAAAGATTAGTAGCGGGCAATTTACGCATCTAGTTTGCGTGGAGCCTGGGGAATGGCGTCTAAAGCAATCGATTGAGGCTTTGGCCTTAGAGCTCAACATTGTTTTAGAGATGCGGCAAGACAATCATTTTTATTGCACTCATGCAGAATTCAAAGAATGGGTTGCCAATAAAAAAGAGTTGCGACTGGAGTACTTTTATAGACTCATGCGTAAAACTCATGGGATTTTGATTGATCATGAGGGTAACCCTGAGGGCGGGCAGTGGAACTTCGATCGAGATAATCGAAAACCCTTTCCAAAGAAGGGGCCCGGCTTAATTCCCCCTCCAGAATTATTTGCACCGGATGCTATTACCAAAACTGTTTTGGCTGAGGTGGAGGAGCGCTACTCGGATCATCCTGGATCTCTGGCACACTTTCAGTGGCCAGTGACCCGTCAACATGCGCTTCAAGCTCTGGCAGGATTTGTTGAGCACCGCCTAGCCACGTTCGGTATTTACGAAGATGCGATGTGGACCGATACACCTTTTGGTTGGCACTCACTACTGTCCAGTGCACTGAATTTAAAGTTGCTTAATCCCAGGGAAGTGATTGATGCTGTTTTAGTTGCCTGGAAAAAGTACGATTTGGAATTGGCGACGGTAGAGGGGTTTATTCGTCAAATCCTAGGTTGGCGAGAATTTGTGCGGGGTATGTATTACCTGGATATGCCGCAAATGGCCTTAGATAATTTTTATGATCATCAGAATGCATTGCCTGCTTGGTATTGGACTGGCAAAACAAAGATGAAGTGTATGCAAGAGGCGATAGGCCAAACCCTGGAGTATGGTTATGCCCACCATATTCAACGCCTGATGGTGACGGGCAACTTTGCATTACTTGCAGAAATCTTGCCAAAAGAGGTTTGTGACTGGTATTTGGCAGTCTATGTTGATGCGATTGAGTGGGTAGAGTTGCCCAACACAGTTGGTATGGCCTTATTTGCGAGTGGCGGCCGTTTTACTAGCAAGCCTTATATTGCGAGTGGCGCCTACATTAAGAGAATGAGTAACTATTGCGACTCCTGCCAATACAAGCCTGATATCCGATTTGGGGAGGGCGCCTGCCCGATGACTACCTTGTATTGGAACTTCCTCATTCAGCATCGCACCCAATTTGAGGCAAGCCCCCGTACCCGCCTGATGACAGCCAATTTATCCCGTATTAGCGATACAGATCAGCAGGCAATCGTGCACCATGCCAAAGGCCTTCTGGGGGATTTAAACTCCTTGTAA
- the ccmA gene encoding cytochrome c biogenesis heme-transporting ATPase CcmA — translation MTTTNTSFPESASAALEARKISCVRGDRALFSGLDLQLFAGQCLHIRGENGVGKTSLLRLLTGLASPESGEVLWCGHSIKKQASEYRSKLLFLGHRDALKEDLSAIENLRMYAAIDGIALSEQDAFASLWRFGLKGREDLPINCLSAGQKKRVLMARMLTRRAQVWILDEPFNALDAHAVGELQDLIVEHLQGNGLVVLTSHQPLAISGLRVLDL, via the coding sequence ATGACAACGACCAATACCTCCTTCCCAGAATCTGCAAGCGCAGCCCTCGAGGCTCGGAAGATCAGTTGCGTGCGCGGTGATAGAGCGCTTTTTTCCGGTCTTGATTTACAGTTATTTGCTGGGCAGTGCCTCCATATTCGTGGCGAGAATGGCGTTGGTAAAACAAGTCTCTTGCGCTTGCTCACTGGCTTGGCTTCTCCTGAGTCGGGAGAGGTACTTTGGTGCGGCCATTCCATTAAAAAGCAAGCATCGGAATATCGCAGCAAACTTTTGTTTTTAGGTCATCGTGATGCGCTGAAAGAAGATCTTAGTGCTATTGAGAATTTGCGTATGTATGCAGCGATCGATGGCATTGCGCTCTCCGAGCAAGACGCTTTTGCTAGCTTATGGCGATTTGGCCTAAAGGGGCGCGAAGACTTGCCCATTAATTGTTTATCAGCGGGGCAGAAAAAACGGGTTTTGATGGCGCGCATGCTAACGCGACGGGCGCAAGTCTGGATTTTGGATGAACCCTTTAATGCCTTAGACGCCCATGCTGTGGGGGAGTTGCAAGATTTGATCGTCGAGCATCTTCAGGGCAATGGTTTGGTGGTGCTGACTAGTCATCAGCCCTTAGCTATTTCCGGTCTGCGAGTACTGGATCTATGA
- a CDS encoding DUF2452 domain-containing protein, translating into MRIEDTDPARHAGIEYPMEVGAPVFAPIKVLEEKDKAVNVARQNAKLEYDRIMEQAEVLMKQARSLQARLDATEMVHSAKFSFNPLHGKTYHLYFDSRIGSNVLIQNGPDQWSCGIPDAWTYSMAVKKLGDSTWAIVEDEETVSSSLAVR; encoded by the coding sequence ATGAGAATTGAAGATACCGATCCAGCACGGCATGCTGGCATTGAATATCCCATGGAAGTGGGCGCGCCCGTATTTGCACCGATTAAGGTATTGGAAGAAAAAGACAAGGCAGTCAATGTCGCGCGCCAAAATGCAAAGCTTGAATACGATCGCATCATGGAGCAAGCTGAAGTATTGATGAAGCAAGCGCGTTCACTTCAGGCTCGTTTGGATGCTACAGAAATGGTCCATAGCGCCAAATTTAGTTTTAATCCTCTGCATGGAAAAACCTACCATCTTTACTTCGATAGCCGCATTGGCAGCAATGTATTGATTCAAAATGGGCCTGATCAGTGGAGTTGTGGCATTCCGGACGCCTGGACTTACTCTATGGCAGTCAAAAAGCTTGGGGATAGTACCTGGGCTATCGTTGAAGATGAAGAGACGGTATCTTCCTCGCTTGCAGTAAGATAA
- a CDS encoding quinone oxidoreductase, with protein MTTARIVSLSELGNADVIQLIDKELPAPGKGEVQLRQTAIGFNFIDVYQRSGFYPLELPTGLGHEAVGVVEALGEGVTRFKVGDRVMYMNAGIGAYASARNVAVDKLVSVPDNVSDEIAAAVFFKAMTAQYLIQKTYKVKSGDVVLVHAAAGGVGQILAGWAKSLGAFVVGTVGSEAKFAAAKEAGCDAVVDYSKPNWVEEFMKATGGRKANVVYDSVAKTTFMGSLDCVAPFGTLALFGAASGPAPEIQPEILNKKGCLFLTRPSVFPHNATPELLQENARAVFDAIAQGRVKVQIGAKFKLEQAADAHKAAEGRKVSGAIVITP; from the coding sequence GTGACAACTGCTCGAATTGTTAGTCTTTCAGAACTTGGTAACGCCGATGTGATTCAGTTAATCGATAAAGAGCTTCCAGCTCCAGGTAAAGGCGAAGTGCAACTTCGTCAAACCGCTATTGGTTTTAACTTTATTGATGTGTATCAGCGCTCTGGTTTTTATCCCTTGGAATTGCCAACGGGTTTGGGCCATGAGGCGGTTGGTGTAGTTGAGGCACTTGGTGAGGGTGTTACTCGATTCAAGGTAGGTGATCGTGTGATGTATATGAATGCCGGTATCGGTGCTTATGCCAGTGCGCGCAATGTTGCTGTGGATAAATTGGTTTCAGTACCAGACAATGTGTCTGATGAAATTGCTGCCGCTGTGTTCTTTAAAGCAATGACTGCTCAATACTTAATTCAAAAGACCTACAAGGTTAAGTCTGGAGACGTTGTCTTAGTTCACGCTGCCGCTGGTGGTGTTGGTCAAATTCTAGCGGGATGGGCAAAGTCCTTGGGCGCCTTTGTAGTCGGCACCGTAGGATCCGAGGCCAAGTTTGCTGCAGCAAAAGAAGCGGGTTGTGATGCTGTAGTGGACTACTCAAAGCCAAATTGGGTTGAAGAGTTTATGAAGGCAACAGGCGGTCGTAAGGCGAATGTGGTGTATGACTCGGTTGCTAAGACTACTTTCATGGGATCACTTGATTGTGTTGCACCATTTGGCACATTGGCCTTATTTGGTGCTGCCTCTGGACCTGCTCCAGAGATTCAGCCTGAGATTCTCAATAAGAAGGGTTGCCTCTTTTTAACTAGACCTTCCGTATTCCCGCATAACGCTACGCCAGAATTGCTTCAGGAAAATGCTCGTGCAGTATTTGATGCGATTGCACAAGGCCGCGTGAAAGTACAGATCGGTGCCAAGTTTAAGCTCGAGCAGGCTGCTGATGCTCATAAAGCTGCAGAGGGTAGAAAAGTTTCGGGTGCGATTGTCATTACGCCGTAA
- a CDS encoding metal-dependent hydrolase — MRKSIFLDTFLVGIAAAFLMGASISAQAQALSKSSAQSATEVLWLGQAGFRIKSPGGKAILIDPWITGGPKTPAIYKNDLPAIGPIDLLLVTHAHVDHIGDAPALAKMNNTKLYGPADMVTPLITLGILPADLGHRFNKTGRVTPLPGIKVTAVQAEHSSLLVWKNPATEKMESHAAGEAMGYIIELENGFKIWHMGDTGLFSDMKFIAEHYKPDLVMIPIGGNFTMAPDDAAFALRTWVKPKMVIPMHYNSNPLTKGTLAEFQEAMKGSAIKIIPMTEGQTVQF, encoded by the coding sequence ATGCGCAAATCTATTTTCTTGGACACTTTTCTAGTTGGGATTGCTGCTGCATTCTTAATGGGCGCCTCAATATCTGCCCAAGCTCAAGCGCTTAGTAAATCTAGTGCACAGTCCGCAACCGAAGTTCTGTGGTTAGGGCAGGCCGGATTTCGCATCAAAAGTCCTGGTGGTAAAGCAATCTTGATCGACCCGTGGATTACTGGCGGCCCTAAAACCCCCGCTATTTATAAGAACGATTTGCCTGCTATTGGCCCGATTGATTTGTTATTGGTAACACATGCTCACGTCGACCATATTGGTGATGCACCTGCGCTTGCAAAAATGAATAACACTAAGTTATATGGACCTGCGGATATGGTGACCCCATTAATTACTTTGGGAATATTGCCTGCCGACCTTGGTCATCGCTTCAACAAAACTGGTCGTGTTACACCATTACCTGGCATCAAGGTTACAGCAGTGCAGGCTGAGCACTCCTCCTTGCTGGTGTGGAAAAATCCGGCAACTGAAAAAATGGAATCTCATGCAGCGGGCGAAGCGATGGGCTACATCATTGAGCTTGAGAATGGCTTCAAAATTTGGCACATGGGTGATACAGGACTTTTTAGCGATATGAAATTTATTGCCGAACATTACAAGCCAGATTTGGTAATGATCCCCATTGGTGGTAATTTCACGATGGCACCAGACGATGCTGCCTTCGCTTTACGAACCTGGGTAAAACCAAAAATGGTGATACCGATGCATTACAACTCCAATCCATTGACGAAGGGTACCTTGGCTGAATTCCAGGAGGCCATGAAGGGCAGCGCAATTAAGATTATTCCCATGACTGAGGGTCAGACAGTTCAATTCTAA
- a CDS encoding TIGR03643 family protein: MTTRLPQALSEADLSRLIEMAWEDRTPFEAIEATFGYSEPQVIALMRKNLKRSSFELWRKRVTGRSTKHIALRSKLVNRAYCATQYKQK; encoded by the coding sequence ATGACAACTCGCTTACCCCAAGCGCTTTCAGAGGCAGACCTTTCCAGGTTAATTGAAATGGCCTGGGAGGATCGCACTCCTTTTGAAGCCATTGAAGCTACTTTTGGATATTCTGAGCCCCAAGTGATTGCTTTAATGAGAAAAAATCTTAAACGCAGTTCTTTTGAATTGTGGCGCAAGCGAGTTACTGGCAGATCAACTAAGCATATCGCTCTGCGTAGTAAGTTGGTTAACCGCGCCTACTGTGCAACTCAATACAAGCAAAAATAA
- the ccmB gene encoding heme exporter protein CcmB yields the protein MNAFIAIVHRDLLLVMRRKSEVLTALFFFVIVTSLFPLGIGADTALLRKIAPGVIWVAALLSTLLGLQRMFAADYADGTLEQLVLSPNAFTALVFGKIVAHWLVCGLPLVLLAPVIGIQFDLDAQSLKVLMVALLLGTPVLSLLGSVGAALTLGVRGGSVLMSLLILPLYIPVLIFGAGAVYASSVGLDTTGHFSLLGALLILALAFVPWVSASAVKIAIE from the coding sequence ATGAACGCTTTTATCGCTATTGTCCATCGCGATCTATTGCTAGTGATGCGTCGCAAGAGTGAGGTCCTCACTGCATTATTTTTCTTTGTTATTGTGACGAGCTTATTCCCATTGGGGATTGGTGCTGATACTGCCTTGTTGAGGAAGATTGCGCCTGGCGTGATTTGGGTTGCGGCCTTACTCTCGACCTTACTTGGTTTACAACGGATGTTTGCAGCCGATTACGCAGACGGCACCCTAGAGCAACTGGTCTTGTCCCCGAATGCATTTACCGCCTTAGTATTTGGCAAAATCGTCGCCCATTGGCTGGTGTGTGGGCTACCCTTAGTTTTGTTAGCGCCGGTGATCGGCATTCAATTTGACTTAGATGCCCAGTCTTTAAAGGTACTGATGGTGGCCTTATTACTCGGAACACCTGTTTTATCCTTGCTAGGCTCAGTTGGAGCGGCCCTCACTCTTGGGGTTAGGGGTGGTAGCGTATTGATGAGTCTCCTGATCTTGCCACTCTATATTCCTGTATTAATTTTTGGAGCGGGCGCTGTATACGCTAGCAGCGTAGGTCTTGATACCACGGGGCATTTTTCACTGTTAGGCGCTTTATTGATTTTGGCATTAGCATTTGTACCTTGGGTTAGTGCGAGCGCTGTAAAGATTGCTATCGAATGA
- the ccmC gene encoding heme ABC transporter permease CcmC, whose protein sequence is MSNVNNLSSSHVMGWFKFSSPSAFYPLAGKMIPWFWALTIIFGAAGLWVSFFVAPVDAVQGQGYRIIFVHVPVSWMSMFIYVVMAVWAGLGLIFNTRLSAMMAQALAPIGAWMAFLSLWTGAFWGKPMWGAWWVWDARLTSELILLFLYLGFIALQASIDNVRRADKAGAILALVGVVNVPIIYFSVKWWNTLHQGASVSLTKAPAMAQTMLWGMLLMALCLWMYSIAVGLMRVRAIILEREAHTDWVRQLNEVKH, encoded by the coding sequence ATGAGTAATGTAAATAATTTATCCTCTAGTCACGTAATGGGCTGGTTCAAATTCTCGAGTCCGAGTGCTTTTTATCCACTGGCTGGAAAAATGATTCCCTGGTTCTGGGCGCTCACCATTATTTTTGGAGCTGCTGGCTTGTGGGTGAGCTTCTTTGTGGCGCCAGTAGATGCAGTGCAAGGTCAGGGTTACCGCATTATTTTTGTTCATGTCCCCGTATCTTGGATGTCCATGTTCATCTATGTGGTAATGGCCGTATGGGCGGGATTAGGTCTGATATTCAATACTCGCCTGTCGGCCATGATGGCGCAAGCACTAGCTCCAATCGGCGCCTGGATGGCTTTCTTATCTCTGTGGACTGGTGCATTTTGGGGTAAGCCGATGTGGGGCGCTTGGTGGGTATGGGACGCGCGCTTAACTTCGGAATTAATCCTACTCTTTTTGTATCTCGGTTTTATCGCCCTACAGGCCTCTATTGATAATGTCCGCCGTGCCGACAAAGCTGGTGCGATCTTGGCCTTGGTAGGCGTGGTGAATGTGCCTATTATTTATTTTTCAGTGAAATGGTGGAATACCTTGCATCAAGGCGCCTCTGTTTCGCTAACCAAGGCTCCAGCCATGGCCCAAACCATGCTTTGGGGTATGTTGTTGATGGCTTTATGCTTGTGGATGTACTCAATTGCAGTAGGGTTAATGCGTGTGCGCGCCATCATTTTGGAGCGTGAGGCTCATACTGATTGGGTTAGGCAATTAAATGAGGTGAAGCATTAA
- a CDS encoding DUF3833 domain-containing protein, with amino-acid sequence MHKTYIAARWMFLGLVITGLFACSSPSVTQYANEKPNLDLSEYFNGTIDAYGIFTDRSGEVKKRFTVLLVAQWKVIDGKRVGTLDESFEYSDGTKQKRIWTLTETAPGKYIGRADDVVGDALGESAGNALNWAYTLALPVDGTIYHVQFNDWMYLVTPKVMLNKAKMSKFGIDLGEVTLSFYKR; translated from the coding sequence ATGCATAAAACTTATATCGCCGCAAGATGGATGTTTTTGGGTTTAGTGATTACAGGTCTATTTGCCTGCTCATCACCTTCGGTAACGCAGTACGCTAATGAGAAGCCGAATCTCGATTTAAGCGAGTACTTCAACGGCACGATAGATGCTTATGGGATCTTCACTGATCGCAGTGGCGAGGTCAAAAAACGATTTACCGTACTGTTGGTAGCGCAGTGGAAAGTGATTGATGGTAAGAGGGTGGGCACCCTTGATGAAAGCTTTGAATATTCCGATGGTACAAAGCAAAAGCGTATCTGGACGTTGACTGAAACTGCGCCTGGAAAATATATTGGTAGGGCAGATGATGTGGTGGGGGATGCGCTGGGCGAATCGGCTGGTAATGCTCTCAATTGGGCTTACACCTTGGCCTTGCCAGTAGACGGCACAATCTATCACGTGCAATTTAATGATTGGATGTACTTGGTAACGCCTAAGGTCATGCTCAATAAAGCCAAGATGAGCAAATTTGGAATTGACTTGGGTGAAGTAACTCTAAGTTTTTACAAGCGCTAA
- a CDS encoding SDR family NAD(P)-dependent oxidoreductase, whose product MPLISTSFRALVIGSSGTIGAAFVELLENHPACTEVVGIHRSSTSPIDYQDLSTIEEASKTLTGEPPFQLIINTIGILHSADWMPEKKLDDLNAQQLQTLLQVNAIGPGLTMRYFSKLLDPAGAVMATLSAKVGSIEDNRLGGWYSYRASKAALNMLIKTTAIELARTKPNIALIALHPGTVNSRLSKPFKGQQIGRPPLDAAQDMLNVLLSLGREDSGTFISYSGERLPW is encoded by the coding sequence ATGCCGCTTATCTCCACATCCTTCCGTGCACTCGTGATTGGTTCCTCCGGAACCATCGGTGCCGCCTTTGTGGAGTTACTGGAGAATCATCCCGCATGTACTGAGGTGGTCGGCATACATCGCTCATCTACCAGCCCGATTGATTATCAAGATCTCAGTACGATTGAAGAGGCATCTAAGACTCTCACTGGAGAGCCACCTTTTCAGCTGATTATTAATACTATTGGGATATTGCATTCTGCCGATTGGATGCCAGAGAAAAAACTGGATGACCTCAATGCCCAACAGTTACAAACACTACTACAGGTCAATGCGATTGGCCCAGGCCTGACTATGCGGTACTTTTCCAAGCTGCTAGACCCAGCAGGAGCTGTCATGGCAACCCTCTCGGCCAAGGTGGGCAGCATTGAGGACAATCGTCTCGGAGGCTGGTACAGCTACCGAGCCTCTAAGGCGGCGCTCAATATGTTGATTAAGACGACTGCTATTGAACTAGCACGCACCAAACCTAATATCGCACTCATAGCACTGCATCCCGGAACAGTAAACTCTCGCCTATCAAAACCCTTTAAAGGCCAGCAAATTGGTCGACCTCCCCTCGATGCCGCGCAAGATATGCTCAATGTTTTACTCTCACTAGGCAGAGAAGATTCAGGAACCTTTATTAGTTACTCAGGAGAACGCTTACCTTGGTAA
- a CDS encoding tripartite tricarboxylate transporter substrate binding protein, whose protein sequence is MQKLLVALILGSSVFTQAAIAQVASYPNHQIKIISPFATGGIADGFSRIIAQGLSEAYGQPVIVENKTGGGGSIGADFVAKSPADGYTLIMGSIGTHAVNPYLVKSMPYDPFKDFVPVAFVLDAEGLLAVNPSVPVKNVSELISYIKANPGKVSYGSGGIGTASHLAGELFILTAKVDMTHIPYKGNALAITDLIGGQTQLMFATMPTILPYVKSDKLRGLAVTGATRDPSMPDLPSISETLPGFDVKNWIGLFAPAGTPPAIVKKLNAEVGKIMQQPAVQKKLESEGAKYYAMSPEAFGSFQKKESARWGKIIKSAGIKPE, encoded by the coding sequence ATGCAAAAGTTACTCGTGGCCCTCATTTTGGGTTCAAGTGTATTTACTCAAGCTGCGATTGCTCAAGTAGCCAGTTACCCAAATCATCAAATTAAAATCATTTCTCCATTTGCTACTGGCGGTATTGCTGATGGGTTTTCACGAATCATTGCTCAGGGATTAAGCGAGGCTTATGGGCAGCCAGTGATAGTAGAAAACAAAACGGGGGGTGGAGGTAGTATCGGGGCTGATTTTGTAGCTAAATCACCGGCAGATGGTTACACCTTGATCATGGGCAGTATTGGTACGCATGCAGTCAACCCCTACTTAGTAAAGAGCATGCCCTATGACCCATTCAAGGATTTTGTACCGGTAGCTTTTGTGCTGGATGCTGAAGGTTTGTTGGCTGTTAATCCTAGCGTCCCGGTAAAAAATGTCAGTGAGTTAATTAGTTATATCAAAGCTAACCCAGGAAAAGTATCTTATGGCTCGGGTGGTATTGGTACTGCTAGCCATTTGGCGGGAGAGCTTTTTATTCTCACCGCAAAGGTTGATATGACGCATATCCCTTACAAGGGAAATGCATTGGCAATAACTGATTTGATTGGCGGTCAAACCCAATTGATGTTTGCCACGATGCCTACCATTCTGCCTTATGTAAAGAGCGATAAATTACGTGGTCTAGCGGTAACAGGTGCCACGAGAGATCCTTCGATGCCCGATTTGCCGAGTATTAGTGAGACGCTGCCTGGATTCGATGTCAAAAATTGGATTGGCTTATTTGCCCCCGCGGGCACTCCCCCTGCAATTGTGAAGAAGCTCAATGCTGAAGTGGGAAAAATTATGCAACAACCTGCAGTTCAGAAAAAGCTGGAGTCAGAAGGGGCGAAGTATTACGCCATGTCACCCGAGGCTTTTGGATCATTTCAGAAGAAAGAATCAGCCCGCTGGGGCAAGATCATTAAAAGTGCCGGTATTAAGCCTGAATAG
- a CDS encoding chalcone isomerase family protein, with the protein MKLVDKLVITLALSTLTPMSLAKEPPHIKSMMGQVQLQGLGRLNFWGFHVYDANLYRGVTQDSQEFALELKYQRSFSGEAIASRTADEMKNLGVADAQAVSWGKELAAILPNVEPGQTISAVYTPKQGTSFFYEGKKISQIQGADFAKAFFGIWLDSKTSAPKLRADLLGQGCPPQLISGVC; encoded by the coding sequence ATGAAACTGGTTGATAAATTAGTGATTACTTTAGCTCTTAGCACGCTAACTCCAATGAGCCTTGCTAAGGAGCCGCCACATATTAAAAGCATGATGGGTCAAGTCCAACTGCAAGGTTTGGGTAGGCTGAACTTTTGGGGGTTTCATGTTTACGATGCCAATTTATATCGAGGTGTGACTCAGGATTCTCAGGAGTTTGCTCTTGAGCTGAAGTATCAAAGATCGTTCTCCGGTGAAGCAATTGCTAGCCGCACTGCTGATGAGATGAAAAACTTAGGTGTAGCCGATGCTCAAGCAGTGTCTTGGGGTAAAGAGCTGGCAGCTATTCTTCCTAATGTAGAGCCTGGCCAGACTATTTCCGCGGTCTATACCCCGAAGCAGGGAACCAGTTTCTTTTATGAAGGCAAAAAAATATCCCAAATTCAAGGCGCTGATTTTGCAAAGGCTTTTTTTGGAATATGGCTTGATTCAAAAACTAGTGCGCCCAAACTCAGGGCGGATTTATTAGGGCAAGGTTGTCCACCACAACTCATTTCAGGAGTATGTTAA
- a CDS encoding transporter substrate-binding domain-containing protein, whose amino-acid sequence MDSISPKVRMQLAPNGVLSAAVYLGNFLLVTGRSSSGEPTGIAPDICRAIAKNLGVEISLLGFNTQDEVVEAAVSGRCGISLLGSDPARAQKVTFTPAYVELEASYLVPANSSITELSQVDQPGVRIASFYKSAYDLWLQRNLKHASLVHADSVKASNELFVSQKLDALAGLKTGLVAASQDIPGSRILDGQFTGIQQAIATQKTYLESIEFLNACVEEFIRSGLVADLISQYQVQGLSVAPLPQISSEK is encoded by the coding sequence ATGGACTCTATTTCACCTAAAGTCAGGATGCAACTTGCGCCCAATGGCGTTCTGTCTGCTGCGGTATATTTGGGCAACTTCTTATTGGTTACTGGTCGATCTTCTTCTGGCGAGCCTACTGGGATTGCGCCTGATATCTGTCGGGCGATTGCAAAAAATTTAGGTGTGGAGATAAGTCTGCTGGGCTTCAATACGCAAGACGAGGTCGTCGAGGCCGCCGTCAGCGGAAGATGTGGTATCTCCTTATTGGGCTCTGATCCCGCGCGCGCTCAGAAGGTCACTTTCACACCTGCTTATGTCGAGCTTGAAGCTAGTTACCTGGTTCCCGCCAACTCCTCCATAACTGAGTTGTCGCAGGTAGATCAGCCAGGGGTTAGGATTGCATCTTTTTACAAAAGTGCTTATGACCTGTGGTTACAGCGTAATCTCAAACACGCCAGCTTGGTTCACGCTGATAGTGTGAAAGCCAGTAATGAATTGTTTGTCAGCCAGAAATTGGATGCTTTAGCAGGTCTGAAAACTGGCCTAGTTGCTGCTTCTCAAGATATTCCGGGATCCAGAATTCTAGATGGTCAATTTACTGGAATACAACAGGCCATTGCCACACAAAAAACGTACCTAGAGTCGATTGAGTTTTTAAATGCTTGTGTAGAAGAATTCATTAGATCTGGTTTAGTGGCTGATCTCATTAGTCAATATCAGGTGCAAGGTTTGTCAGTTGCACCACTCCCTCAAATATCTTCAGAAAAATAA
- a CDS encoding thiol-disulfide oxidoreductase DCC family protein: MKNLTMFYDGLCPLCQAEIQFLSGRNQAGLLSFVDINSDQYSPERVGVSCKQALASMCAQYDDGELLEGVEVFSEAYRRADLPKLAWLFSRPLLKPFWNVAYRFFAKHRHTISAILGPLALRLVNRKG; the protein is encoded by the coding sequence ATGAAAAATCTTACTATGTTCTACGACGGTCTTTGTCCTTTATGTCAGGCAGAAATCCAATTTCTTTCGGGACGCAATCAAGCGGGACTGCTGAGCTTTGTTGATATCAATTCTGATCAGTACTCACCTGAACGCGTAGGAGTCTCTTGTAAGCAAGCTTTGGCCTCTATGTGTGCTCAATATGATGATGGTGAGCTGCTTGAGGGTGTGGAGGTATTTTCGGAGGCCTATCGACGTGCTGATCTACCTAAGCTCGCATGGCTTTTTTCTAGACCCTTACTCAAGCCATTTTGGAATGTCGCTTACCGATTCTTTGCAAAGCATCGCCATACGATTTCAGCGATATTAGGACCTCTTGCTTTACGACTTGTCAATAGAAAGGGTTAA